One Desulfobulbus propionicus DSM 2032 DNA segment encodes these proteins:
- a CDS encoding alpha/beta fold hydrolase — protein sequence MPFLELDSQYRLHYQIIDGRSDRPWLLFLHEGLGSVDQWQDFPDQLCERTGCPGLLYDRLGYGQSSPLQRSRTIHYLHAYALQELPRVIEALIPGQPFLLIGHSDGGSISLIFGAERPSLLKGMITLSAHVFVEQVSLDGIQQAREAFTQGKLTSGLARYHGDKSETMFQAWAETWTSPWFRSWNIEYLLPAIEAPLLVLQGRDDQYGTRAQVDAIVDQSGGPATPLLLEGCAHAPHLEFPELALDLMSCFVNRVQTIG from the coding sequence CCGTTCCTTGAACTGGACAGTCAATATCGCCTTCATTACCAGATCATTGACGGTCGGTCTGACCGTCCGTGGTTGCTCTTCCTTCACGAAGGATTGGGTTCCGTTGATCAGTGGCAGGACTTTCCCGATCAACTGTGCGAGCGCACCGGCTGTCCAGGGTTGCTCTATGATCGGCTCGGCTACGGCCAATCGTCGCCGCTTCAACGCAGTAGAACCATCCACTATCTGCATGCCTACGCCCTGCAGGAACTGCCACGGGTGATCGAAGCCCTGATCCCTGGCCAGCCCTTCCTCCTCATCGGTCATTCCGATGGCGGCAGCATCAGCCTCATTTTCGGCGCGGAACGGCCATCCTTGCTCAAAGGCATGATCACGCTCTCGGCTCACGTTTTTGTCGAGCAGGTCAGTCTGGATGGCATCCAGCAGGCCCGGGAGGCGTTTACCCAAGGAAAATTGACGTCGGGACTTGCGCGATATCACGGTGACAAGAGCGAGACAATGTTCCAGGCCTGGGCGGAAACCTGGACCAGTCCCTGGTTCCGATCCTGGAACATCGAATATCTGCTCCCCGCCATCGAGGCGCCGCTCCTGGTGCTTCAGGGCCGCGACGATCAGTACGGCACCCGCGCCCAGGTCGATGCCATTGTCGATCAATCTGGCGGTCCGGCCACCCCCTTGTTGCTGGAGGGGTGCGCGCATGCCCCTCATCTCGAGTTTCCCGAATTGGCCCTGGACTTGATGTCCTGTTTTGTCAACCGTGTACAGACCATCGGCTGA
- the hemB gene encoding porphobilinogen synthase has product MVFPEFRPRRMRRTETFRAMIRETRLVPEQMIYPLFVLPGKGLRQEVASMPGVFRLSVDQLAKEAKDCLALGVRSVILFGLPEKKDGLGSGAYAKNGIIQQAIRELKHKVPEMTVVTDVCLCEYTDHGHCGCLAGHEVDNDATLELLAKTALSHAQAGADMVAPSDMMDGRVSEIRTALDENSFHMVPIMSYAVKYASAFYGPFRDAAECAPQFGDRRSYQMDPANSKEALREATLDVEEGADILMVKPALAYLDIISRLHDEFDLPVAAYQVSGEYAMIKAAAEKGWIDGERVMAESLIAIRRAGADIILTYFAKEMAKLLTEGK; this is encoded by the coding sequence ATGGTTTTTCCTGAATTCCGCCCGCGTAGAATGCGCCGCACCGAAACTTTTCGCGCCATGATCCGTGAAACCCGGCTCGTCCCGGAGCAGATGATCTATCCGCTCTTTGTCCTTCCCGGCAAGGGGCTCCGCCAGGAAGTGGCCTCCATGCCCGGCGTGTTCCGCCTGTCAGTGGACCAATTGGCCAAGGAGGCCAAGGACTGCTTGGCCCTGGGGGTCCGCTCGGTCATTCTTTTTGGCCTGCCGGAAAAGAAGGATGGCCTGGGGTCTGGGGCCTATGCGAAAAACGGCATCATCCAGCAGGCCATCCGCGAATTGAAGCACAAGGTTCCGGAGATGACCGTGGTCACCGATGTCTGCCTGTGCGAATACACCGATCACGGCCACTGCGGCTGCCTGGCCGGTCACGAGGTCGACAACGACGCCACCCTGGAACTGCTGGCCAAGACCGCGCTGTCCCATGCCCAAGCCGGCGCCGACATGGTCGCGCCCTCGGACATGATGGATGGCCGGGTGAGCGAGATCCGCACCGCGCTTGACGAGAATTCCTTTCACATGGTGCCGATCATGTCCTATGCGGTCAAATACGCTTCCGCCTTTTACGGCCCCTTCCGCGATGCCGCCGAGTGCGCCCCCCAATTCGGCGACCGCCGCTCCTACCAGATGGACCCGGCCAACAGCAAGGAGGCCCTGCGCGAGGCCACCCTCGATGTCGAGGAGGGCGCGGACATTCTCATGGTCAAGCCGGCCCTGGCCTATCTGGACATCATCAGCCGATTGCACGACGAATTCGACCTGCCGGTGGCCGCCTATCAGGTGAGCGGCGAATACGCGATGATCAAGGCCGCTGCCGAAAAAGGCTGGATCGACGGCGAACGGGTCATGGCCGAAAGCCTGATCGCCATCCGCCGGGCGGGCGCGGATATTATCCTCACCTATTTCGCCAAGGAGATGGCCAAGTTGCTGACGGAAGGCAAATAA
- a CDS encoding sigma-54-dependent transcriptional regulator has protein sequence MPDTILIIDDEAAIRESLAGILVDEGFVPLTAASAEEGLQVLDEKNISLILLDIWMPGMDGLEALRLIKQRFSLPVIMISGHGTIETAVQATRNGAFDFIEKPLSYDKTILSIKKGLQLAQLERDNQLLRENGPAVAHLIGNSPLMAHLRQQIERVAPTDAWVLIRGGHGTGKELVAQTIHRHSLRSKHPMVAVNCAAIPEELIESELFGHVKGAFTGATENKKGKFDQANGSTLFLDEIGDMSQKSQAKVLRILQEQKFERVGGSRTIEVDVRVLAATNKNLEEEIEQGHFRADLFYRLNVVPLVVPDLAERREDIPLLVAEFVKQFSHKGIGWRHFSADALDMLQRHHWPGNVRELRNLVERLVIMTPGEEIGAEDVALFLGNVPLHPPPAQPVDPMYRHLSFKDARRRFETDYLSAKIEENDGNISKTAEQIGMERSHLHKKVKALGIAVK, from the coding sequence ATGCCCGACACCATTCTCATCATTGACGACGAAGCCGCCATTCGCGAAAGTCTTGCCGGCATTCTCGTTGACGAAGGATTCGTCCCCCTGACCGCCGCCTCCGCCGAAGAGGGGCTGCAGGTGCTGGACGAAAAAAATATCAGCTTGATTCTCCTCGACATCTGGATGCCGGGCATGGATGGGCTCGAGGCGCTGCGGCTGATCAAGCAGCGGTTCAGCCTGCCGGTGATCATGATTTCCGGACACGGCACCATCGAAACCGCAGTGCAGGCGACGCGCAACGGCGCGTTCGATTTCATCGAAAAACCCCTCTCCTATGACAAGACCATCCTCTCGATCAAAAAGGGGCTGCAGTTGGCGCAATTGGAACGGGACAACCAGTTGCTGCGCGAAAACGGACCGGCAGTTGCCCATCTGATCGGCAACAGTCCGCTGATGGCGCACCTGCGGCAGCAGATTGAACGGGTTGCGCCCACCGACGCCTGGGTCTTGATCCGGGGCGGACACGGTACCGGCAAGGAGCTGGTGGCCCAGACCATCCATCGCCATTCGCTGCGGAGCAAACACCCGATGGTGGCGGTCAACTGCGCCGCCATCCCGGAAGAGTTGATCGAATCCGAACTGTTCGGCCATGTCAAGGGCGCCTTCACCGGAGCCACGGAAAACAAAAAGGGCAAATTCGACCAAGCCAACGGCTCGACCCTTTTTCTCGACGAGATCGGTGACATGAGCCAGAAAAGCCAGGCCAAGGTGCTGCGTATTCTTCAAGAACAGAAGTTCGAGAGGGTGGGCGGTTCTCGGACCATCGAGGTCGATGTCCGCGTTCTGGCGGCCACCAACAAGAATCTGGAAGAAGAGATCGAGCAGGGTCACTTTCGGGCCGACCTGTTCTATCGGCTGAACGTGGTCCCGCTTGTCGTGCCCGATCTAGCCGAACGCCGGGAGGACATCCCGTTGCTGGTGGCCGAATTCGTCAAGCAGTTCAGTCATAAGGGTATCGGATGGCGGCACTTTTCCGCCGATGCCCTCGACATGCTGCAACGCCATCACTGGCCGGGCAATGTTCGCGAATTGCGCAACCTGGTGGAGCGGCTGGTGATCATGACCCCGGGCGAGGAAATCGGAGCGGAGGACGTGGCGCTTTTCCTCGGCAACGTGCCGCTGCATCCACCGCCGGCACAGCCTGTTGATCCGATGTACCGTCACCTCTCCTTCAAGGACGCGCGCCGCCGGTTTGAAACCGATTACCTGTCGGCCAAGATCGAGGAAAATGACGGCAACATTTCCAAAACCGCCGAACAGATCGGCATGGAACGCAGTCATCTGCACAAAAAAGTGAAGGCCTTGGGCATTGCGGTCAAGTAG
- a CDS encoding sensor histidine kinase translates to MLTAEQKKKKQRLVRIVIAFCLLLIPVLGSVQRGLLSGDFSLPISSTILIFALININGLLLLLMLYLVLRNLVELVFERKQHLLGSRLRTRLVICFVSLSLVPTAILFLVALRFVSTSMDYWFNARVEESLQSSLKLAQSILHDTEEKAEYTGRQLASLLESGTLPLDNPATLKRFFAQTLEIDLPGAPDSLLLLDSQRRPVVSVKGPRLASIASPTLPSEALRLTANTDRTELVSRRTTIGELIQAIVPVQVTVGTPQTWFLITTLLLPSAQLETMQSISDGITGYQQMIMLKAPIKFSLIIMLLIITLLIVFGAIWFGFYIARSLTGPINKLAEATKRVADGDMDFIVEKEADDEMGMLVDSFNSMTAEILASNQQLARTHRALQDSNEVSEQRRRYLETILENVAAGVIALDENNRITTINRFAEKLLAIRPATFLGKDFHAALPKQHALIVESFLRELLETGKATIERHLRVTIRRGETLSLQVNVTRMLDDWQHPIGFVIVFDNLTNLEKAQRLAAWQEVARRIAHEIKNPLTPIQLSAQRLRKRYLDTIGENRAIFDQCTATIINQVDEIKNLVSEFSDFARMPQLHKERKNLGLLVQEVVVLYQEAHKQLTITCHADPALPEFLFDAVQIKRVLINLLDNAVSVLAGGGNIAVTLGPGGNGATVRLEVADTGPGISDEVKLRIFEPYFSTRKSGTGLGLAIAHTIVSEHGGSIRVYDNTPTGAVFAVELPLDT, encoded by the coding sequence ATGCTCACCGCGGAACAGAAGAAAAAGAAACAGCGGCTGGTCCGGATCGTCATCGCCTTCTGCCTTCTCCTGATCCCGGTGCTGGGTTCCGTCCAGCGCGGACTGCTCAGCGGCGATTTTTCCCTGCCCATTTCCAGCACCATCCTCATCTTTGCCCTGATCAACATCAACGGGCTGCTGCTGTTGCTCATGCTCTACCTGGTGCTGCGCAACCTGGTGGAACTGGTTTTTGAGCGCAAACAGCATCTGCTCGGATCGCGGCTCCGCACCCGGCTGGTCATTTGCTTTGTTTCCCTCTCCCTGGTACCGACCGCGATTTTATTTCTCGTGGCCCTGCGCTTTGTCTCGACGTCCATGGATTACTGGTTCAACGCCCGGGTCGAGGAATCCCTCCAATCCTCCCTGAAGCTGGCGCAGTCGATCCTGCACGATACCGAAGAAAAAGCCGAGTATACCGGCCGGCAATTGGCGTCCCTCCTGGAGAGCGGCACCCTGCCGCTGGACAATCCGGCCACGCTCAAACGTTTTTTTGCCCAGACCCTGGAAATCGATCTGCCTGGCGCGCCGGACAGCCTCCTCCTCCTCGACAGCCAGCGCAGGCCTGTTGTTTCCGTCAAGGGACCGCGCCTGGCATCCATTGCCTCGCCGACTCTGCCCTCGGAAGCCCTGCGACTGACCGCCAACACCGACCGGACCGAACTGGTCAGCCGCCGCACCACCATTGGTGAACTGATCCAGGCAATTGTTCCGGTACAAGTCACGGTGGGCACGCCGCAAACCTGGTTTCTGATCACCACCCTGCTGTTGCCCTCGGCTCAGCTGGAAACCATGCAATCCATTTCCGACGGCATTACCGGCTACCAGCAGATGATCATGCTCAAGGCACCGATCAAGTTCAGCCTGATCATCATGCTGCTGATCATCACCCTGCTGATTGTGTTCGGCGCCATCTGGTTCGGTTTCTACATCGCCCGCAGTCTCACCGGCCCGATCAACAAACTGGCCGAGGCCACCAAACGGGTGGCGGACGGCGACATGGATTTCATCGTCGAAAAAGAGGCGGACGACGAGATGGGGATGCTGGTCGATTCGTTCAATTCCATGACCGCCGAAATCCTCGCCTCCAACCAGCAACTGGCCCGGACCCACCGGGCCTTGCAGGACAGTAACGAGGTTTCGGAACAGCGCCGCCGCTATCTGGAAACCATTCTCGAAAATGTTGCCGCCGGGGTGATTGCCCTAGACGAGAACAACCGCATCACCACCATCAACCGTTTTGCCGAGAAACTGTTGGCCATTCGCCCGGCCACGTTTCTCGGCAAGGACTTCCACGCCGCCTTGCCGAAGCAGCACGCCCTGATCGTCGAGAGCTTTCTCAGGGAGCTGCTTGAGACGGGCAAGGCGACCATCGAACGCCACCTGCGGGTGACCATCCGGCGCGGCGAGACCCTTTCCCTCCAGGTCAACGTGACCCGGATGCTCGACGACTGGCAGCACCCCATCGGCTTTGTCATCGTCTTCGACAACCTGACCAACCTGGAAAAGGCGCAGCGGCTCGCCGCCTGGCAGGAAGTGGCCCGCCGCATTGCCCATGAGATCAAGAATCCGCTGACCCCGATTCAGCTGTCGGCCCAGCGGCTGCGTAAACGCTACCTGGACACCATCGGCGAAAACCGGGCCATTTTCGATCAATGCACCGCCACCATCATTAACCAGGTGGATGAAATCAAAAACCTGGTGAGCGAGTTTTCCGACTTCGCCCGCATGCCGCAGCTGCACAAGGAACGCAAAAATCTCGGCCTCCTGGTCCAGGAAGTGGTCGTGCTCTACCAGGAAGCGCACAAACAATTGACCATCACCTGCCATGCCGACCCCGCCCTGCCCGAATTCCTCTTTGATGCGGTACAGATCAAGCGGGTGCTCATCAATCTGCTCGACAACGCGGTATCGGTGCTCGCCGGCGGCGGCAACATTGCGGTCACCCTCGGCCCAGGCGGGAACGGCGCGACCGTCCGCTTGGAGGTGGCCGATACCGGCCCAGGGATCAGCGACGAGGTCAAGCTCCGTATCTTCGAGCCTTATTTTTCCACTCGCAAATCCGGCACCGGACTGGGGCTGGCCATCGCCCACACCATTGTCAGCGAGCACGGCGGCTCCATTCGCGTTTACGACAACACTCCGACAGGGGCGGTGTTTGCGGTTGAGCTGCCGCTGGATACCTGA
- a CDS encoding DUF4390 domain-containing protein: protein MKRLHLHIALLCGLLLLLPSSLLTAADEVTPEIKDIIVTTSDVDLLLFATVKNGFTQEMIEGVKSGIPVVFTYQLELIKTSGNWLNTSLVESSVTHTLSFDAERQEYRITFSDQEGKAVTTTDLDEAKRLTAELNGVKVIALSQLIPDAPYAIHFKVTLKKGSLPLGMHRILPFSSLWDFETDWRTIEFRY from the coding sequence ATGAAACGATTACACTTGCACATAGCCTTGCTCTGCGGTTTGTTGCTGCTCCTGCCTTCCAGCCTGCTGACTGCCGCCGACGAGGTCACGCCCGAGATCAAGGACATCATTGTCACCACCTCGGATGTCGACCTGTTGCTCTTTGCCACGGTGAAAAACGGTTTTACCCAGGAAATGATCGAAGGGGTGAAAAGCGGCATTCCCGTTGTCTTCACTTATCAACTGGAACTGATCAAGACCAGCGGTAACTGGCTGAACACCTCGCTGGTCGAATCCTCGGTCACCCATACGCTGAGCTTCGATGCCGAGCGGCAAGAATATCGGATCACTTTTTCCGACCAGGAAGGAAAGGCGGTGACCACCACGGATCTCGACGAGGCCAAACGGTTGACGGCCGAACTCAACGGCGTCAAGGTGATCGCTCTTTCACAGCTGATCCCCGATGCACCCTATGCCATTCATTTCAAGGTCACCCTCAAAAAGGGATCCCTGCCCCTTGGCATGCACCGGATTCTGCCCTTCTCCTCCCTCTGGGATTTCGAAACCGACTGGCGGACCATCGAGTTCAGATACTGA
- a CDS encoding ribonuclease catalytic domain-containing protein, with amino-acid sequence MISPGSLIEFIDAGRFFCGYVTGLADRKIHLLSQNGRELHLPESRVLIASRQPCPQPPSREALTALLQQRATDRAALADTIRLEELWQIVNEEADNEFQPDFLAELFFGDRATDDQRAAFLRAVFADSLFFKFKNGLITTHSAEQVEQMRLQRQREAEKARLLDQAAIGLQKIMRGEASVEDEWPERERCLHWLAQWVLQGSECAEDEFCRLVLKKAGFTAPHSGHALLVKAGVWDADENLALLRSDQPIEFPEPCLQLSQSLREATLEELLADAKRRDLRALDTLTIDGASTRDFDDAVHIVRKDDGHVEVGIHITDVSYYVPPKSPLFAEARERSTSIYFPEGHIPMLPQELSLDLCSLIQGKIRPTISFLVTLTATGEIVHSSIVPAVIEVKRQLSYREADQLIERDPDLAALNVVRQQLRQQRVDKGALLLSLPDVNIDIRDREHIQVYLSPVDTPARNLISELMILANSLAASYMAAREAPGLFRSQPPPRRRIISGVQNNLADIAHQRRFLARGELTAHPKPHSGLGLNSYTTITSPIRRFLDLAMQHQLCHMIHGRGILFSSEECKTFAGIIQQKLGRANAIRQQRHRYWILRYLEPKEGQRINALVVGQGAKRVNLLLCDCLFDVDLPPNPAFPVEPGDIVRIRLARVRPLDNLLRIEW; translated from the coding sequence ATGATCTCCCCCGGCAGCCTTATTGAATTCATCGACGCTGGCAGATTTTTCTGCGGGTACGTCACCGGCCTTGCCGACAGAAAGATTCATCTGCTCAGCCAGAACGGACGAGAACTCCATCTGCCGGAATCGCGGGTGCTGATCGCCTCCCGGCAACCCTGTCCGCAGCCGCCCAGCAGGGAGGCACTCACCGCGCTCCTCCAACAGCGCGCCACCGACCGGGCGGCGCTGGCCGACACCATCCGTCTGGAGGAATTGTGGCAGATTGTCAATGAGGAGGCGGATAACGAGTTTCAGCCCGACTTCCTTGCCGAACTTTTTTTCGGCGACCGCGCCACCGACGATCAACGCGCCGCCTTTCTCCGGGCGGTCTTCGCCGATTCTCTGTTCTTCAAATTCAAAAACGGCCTGATCACGACCCACAGCGCGGAGCAGGTCGAACAGATGCGTCTGCAACGGCAGCGGGAAGCGGAAAAAGCGCGACTCCTCGACCAGGCGGCCATCGGTCTGCAAAAAATCATGCGAGGGGAAGCGAGTGTCGAGGATGAGTGGCCTGAACGCGAGCGCTGTCTGCACTGGCTGGCGCAATGGGTGCTGCAGGGCAGCGAATGCGCCGAGGATGAGTTCTGCCGCCTGGTTCTGAAAAAAGCCGGCTTCACCGCGCCGCACAGCGGTCATGCGTTGCTGGTCAAGGCGGGAGTTTGGGATGCGGACGAGAACCTGGCCCTGCTTCGCTCCGACCAGCCGATCGAGTTTCCCGAACCTTGCCTGCAGCTCAGCCAATCCCTTCGCGAGGCCACCCTCGAGGAACTGCTTGCCGACGCCAAACGCAGGGATTTGCGAGCCCTCGACACCCTGACCATCGACGGCGCCTCCACCCGCGATTTCGACGATGCGGTCCATATTGTCCGCAAGGACGATGGCCACGTCGAGGTTGGCATCCACATCACCGATGTCAGCTACTATGTGCCCCCCAAGAGTCCGCTCTTCGCCGAAGCCAGGGAGCGCTCGACCTCGATCTATTTCCCCGAAGGCCACATTCCCATGTTGCCCCAGGAGCTGTCGCTCGATCTGTGCAGCCTGATTCAGGGCAAGATTCGGCCGACCATCAGTTTTCTCGTCACCTTGACCGCGACGGGCGAAATCGTTCACTCCTCCATCGTGCCGGCGGTGATCGAGGTCAAACGCCAGTTGAGCTACCGCGAGGCGGATCAGTTGATCGAGCGCGATCCCGACTTGGCGGCCCTGAACGTTGTCCGTCAGCAACTCCGCCAACAGCGGGTCGACAAGGGGGCGTTGCTGCTGTCCCTGCCTGATGTCAACATCGATATCCGCGACCGGGAGCACATTCAGGTCTATCTGTCACCGGTGGACACGCCGGCGCGCAACCTGATCTCCGAGCTGATGATCCTGGCCAACAGCCTGGCCGCCTCCTACATGGCGGCGCGGGAAGCTCCGGGCCTGTTCCGCTCGCAGCCGCCGCCGCGCCGCCGAATCATCTCCGGCGTGCAGAACAACCTGGCCGACATTGCCCATCAGCGCCGCTTTCTCGCCCGGGGCGAGCTGACCGCCCACCCCAAGCCCCACAGCGGTCTCGGCCTCAACAGCTATACCACCATCACCTCGCCGATCCGTCGCTTTCTCGATCTGGCCATGCAGCACCAACTCTGCCACATGATCCATGGCCGCGGCATTCTTTTTTCAAGCGAGGAATGCAAGACCTTTGCCGGCATCATCCAGCAGAAGCTCGGTCGCGCCAATGCCATCCGGCAGCAACGCCATCGGTATTGGATTCTTCGCTATCTCGAACCCAAGGAAGGTCAACGGATCAACGCCCTGGTGGTTGGCCAGGGAGCGAAACGGGTCAATCTACTGCTCTGCGACTGCCTGTTCGACGTCGACCTGCCGCCCAATCCGGCGTTTCCGGTCGAACCCGGCGACATTGTCCGGATCCGGCTTGCCCGGGTGCGACCGCTGGACAATCTGCTGCGGATCGAATGGTAA
- the era gene encoding GTPase Era: MTTTPHRSGVAAIIGPPNAGKSTLLNHLLGQKIAIVTPKPQTTRNRIMGIVTGTSYQMILLDTPGLHAAREEMNRQMVRVALESLAEADVILFLVDGADWAEKKREQRAEEFQGYLEKMTCPVVLALNKVDLLPSAQLLPVMDWYRRLYPFAAMVPISALRGTGIDTLTDELVARLPVGPQYYPEDIPTDASERFIAAEIIREKIFLLTRDEVPYSTAVIIDSFEEGEPVVIQATILVERSSQKGILVGQKGSMLAAIRKSATREIEQLLGCRVRLHLWIKVRKNWTGNPAILRELGLG, from the coding sequence TTGACCACCACGCCTCATCGTTCCGGTGTAGCGGCCATCATCGGCCCGCCCAATGCCGGCAAATCGACCCTGCTGAACCATCTCCTGGGGCAGAAGATCGCCATTGTCACCCCCAAGCCGCAGACCACCCGCAACCGGATCATGGGTATTGTCACCGGGACGTCCTATCAGATGATTCTTCTTGATACGCCGGGACTGCATGCGGCACGGGAGGAAATGAACCGGCAGATGGTGCGAGTGGCGTTGGAGAGCCTGGCCGAGGCCGATGTGATTCTCTTCCTGGTCGATGGCGCCGACTGGGCGGAAAAAAAGCGGGAGCAGCGGGCCGAGGAGTTTCAGGGCTATTTGGAAAAAATGACCTGCCCGGTGGTGCTGGCGCTCAACAAGGTGGATCTGCTGCCGTCGGCGCAGCTGCTGCCGGTCATGGACTGGTACCGTAGGCTCTACCCCTTTGCCGCCATGGTGCCGATCTCGGCGTTGCGGGGCACGGGAATCGACACCCTGACCGACGAGTTGGTGGCCCGTTTGCCGGTTGGACCCCAGTATTATCCGGAGGATATCCCCACCGATGCCAGCGAGCGGTTCATCGCCGCCGAAATCATCCGGGAAAAGATCTTTCTGCTCACCCGTGATGAGGTGCCCTATTCGACCGCAGTGATCATCGATAGTTTCGAGGAAGGCGAGCCGGTGGTCATTCAGGCGACCATCCTGGTGGAGCGCAGTTCGCAGAAGGGCATTCTGGTCGGGCAGAAGGGCAGTATGTTGGCGGCGATCCGCAAAAGCGCCACCCGGGAGATCGAGCAGCTGCTCGGTTGCCGGGTGCGGCTGCATCTGTGGATCAAGGTGAGGAAAAATTGGACCGGCAATCCCGCCATTCTTAGGGAACTGGGGCTTGGGTGA
- a CDS encoding S41 family peptidase, translating into MKHPIVLLITFLCFLTTPVRADEGKQERDLYRDLETFANVLTLIQQYYVEEVDSGKVITGAINGMLGSLDPHSAYMTAEDFKDLEEETSGSFTGIGIEISIRDGILTAVAPIEGTPADRQGIRSGDQIVRIDGELTKTMTLLEAVKKLRGEKGTSVTITIHRQEWREPRDYTLIREAIPLFSVKSMELDTGFAYIRISNFQASTTKDVRSALKDLKKKSALRGLILDLRNNPGGLLDQAVKIADIFLDKGVIVSTKGRNKEEQMVFEAHPDDSHSDFPMVVLVNGGSASGSEIVAGALQDHKRAIILGTTTFGKGSVQTILPLPDGAGLRLTTAKYYTPSGDSIQATGIKPDMVVPLTTNETKDAPLSSPVTTREKDLPRHLENEAAQPSPPPGKNEEAVEDQEESFKKINDIKQIAQRLEQDNQLRTALIILKSLNLTDQR; encoded by the coding sequence ATGAAACACCCGATTGTCCTGCTGATCACCTTCCTGTGTTTCTTGACCACCCCTGTCCGCGCCGACGAGGGCAAACAGGAGCGAGACCTGTACAGAGACCTGGAAACCTTTGCCAATGTACTGACCTTGATCCAACAGTACTATGTCGAGGAGGTGGATTCAGGCAAGGTGATCACCGGTGCGATCAACGGTATGCTGGGGTCGCTCGACCCCCATTCCGCCTATATGACAGCGGAGGATTTCAAGGACCTGGAAGAAGAAACATCAGGCAGTTTCACCGGCATCGGCATCGAGATTTCCATCCGTGACGGCATCCTCACCGCAGTCGCCCCGATCGAGGGAACGCCCGCGGACCGGCAGGGCATCCGGTCCGGCGATCAGATCGTGCGGATTGACGGCGAACTGACCAAGACCATGACCCTGTTGGAGGCGGTCAAGAAATTGCGGGGTGAAAAGGGCACATCGGTGACCATCACCATCCATCGTCAAGAATGGAGGGAGCCCCGGGATTATACCCTGATTCGGGAAGCTATCCCCTTGTTTTCGGTGAAGTCCATGGAATTGGATACGGGGTTTGCCTATATCCGCATTTCCAATTTTCAGGCATCCACCACCAAGGATGTGCGTAGCGCCCTCAAAGACCTCAAGAAAAAATCTGCCCTGCGGGGATTGATTCTCGACCTGCGCAACAATCCGGGTGGACTGCTTGACCAGGCGGTCAAGATCGCCGACATTTTCCTCGACAAGGGGGTCATTGTCTCCACCAAGGGCAGAAACAAGGAGGAGCAGATGGTTTTTGAGGCTCATCCGGACGACAGCCACAGTGATTTTCCCATGGTGGTCCTGGTCAACGGCGGCAGCGCCAGCGGCTCGGAAATCGTCGCCGGCGCGCTCCAGGATCATAAACGGGCAATTATTCTTGGCACCACCACCTTTGGCAAGGGGTCGGTCCAAACCATCCTGCCGTTGCCCGACGGCGCCGGTCTTCGCCTGACGACCGCCAAATACTACACCCCCAGCGGTGATTCAATCCAGGCCACCGGCATCAAACCCGACATGGTGGTGCCGCTCACCACAAACGAAACCAAGGACGCACCGCTGTCTTCCCCTGTCACCACGCGGGAAAAGGATCTGCCCCGTCACCTGGAAAATGAAGCCGCCCAACCTTCTCCCCCCCCGGGCAAAAACGAGGAAGCCGTGGAGGACCAGGAAGAAAGTTTCAAGAAAATCAACGATATCAAACAGATTGCACAACGATTAGAACAGGACAACCAACTGCGCACCGCCTTGATCATTCTCAAAAGCCTCAATCTCACCGACCAGCGCTAA